In the genome of Bacteroidota bacterium, one region contains:
- a CDS encoding Crp/Fnr family transcriptional regulator — protein sequence MQSHADVLQHISRYITLERAEAGCFSAMLKPRSLKAKEILLDEGEVCRYSAFVTRGCLRGFTIDQNGYEHVLQFAPPNWWIADMYSLISQKPGSLIIEALEDSEILLLSKTDQEALYREVPKFERFFRIITENSLVTNRQRVLDNLSLTAVQRYEAFCVRYPTLIDSLPQKQIAAYIGVTPEFFSKMKAGLKLRS from the coding sequence ATGCAATCACACGCCGACGTACTACAACATATTTCACGCTACATTACACTTGAGCGTGCCGAGGCCGGATGCTTCAGCGCCATGCTCAAACCCCGCAGCCTGAAAGCAAAGGAAATTTTACTCGACGAAGGCGAAGTTTGCCGGTACTCGGCATTTGTTACACGCGGCTGCCTGCGTGGTTTTACCATTGACCAGAACGGCTATGAGCATGTGCTTCAGTTTGCACCGCCAAACTGGTGGATTGCCGACATGTACAGCCTTATTTCCCAGAAACCCGGTTCGCTCATTATCGAAGCATTGGAAGATTCGGAAATACTGTTGCTTTCAAAAACAGATCAGGAAGCACTTTACCGCGAGGTGCCGAAGTTTGAGCGTTTTTTCCGCATCATTACCGAAAACTCTTTGGTTACAAACCGGCAACGTGTGCTTGATAACCTGAGTCTGACTGCAGTACAGCGGTACGAGGCATTTTGTGTTCGCTATCCTACACTTATCGACTCGCTTCCACAAAAACAGATTGCGGCCTACATTGGCGTTACCCCCGAATTTTTCAGCAAAATGAAAGCCGGACTTAAGCTCAGGAGCTGA